In one Cyclopterus lumpus isolate fCycLum1 chromosome 24, fCycLum1.pri, whole genome shotgun sequence genomic region, the following are encoded:
- the reps1 gene encoding ralBP1-associated Eps domain-containing protein 1, producing MESLTLTDVEQKYYSDLFIYCDTDNTKKVASNGRALDLFRAAQLPSEVVLQITELCGATRLGHFGRSQFYIALKLIAIAQSGLPLRVESLNSVKDLPLPRFVVGKNEAEARHAALYQDSDSQGLYPASAAAVMPRPPGRGLQNKKGTPSATSLPAHEVIQPLAPSIEPQPEPTSPVVSPQQSPPTSPPSWRKHKRQTSGGNVDRPAVVAPTGAVWTHFREPQAGPVPADGMWPSHSPPPPGQESWVSFTADTPPSIPGMHPSSVQESTTIRTVASAAMTNEIQRQSSGYDDPWKITDEQRQYYINQFKTIQPDLTGFIPGSAAKEFFTKSKLPILELSHIWELSDFDKDGALTLDEFCAAFHLVVARKNGYDLPEKLPESLMPKLIDLDDSAEGSEQTADVGYSGSPVEVTPSKSPSMPSLNQAWPEMNQSNEQWETFSERSSSSQTLTQFDSNIAPADPDTAIVHPVPIRMTPSKIHMQEMELKRTGSDHNHPTSPLLAEPPELSDEANLPASLKFVAANTVGDGYSSSDSFTSDQEPTTRQRSQSGTSPEALKVVAPPPPPPRPNASHSRSSSLDMNRTFAAAAVAGQPQSSTIAYPPAVPPRPLPTQTSAPHTGHRAEAEGASGGGAALSTTTSPQQIPQQPNFADFSQFQAFAASEQPSSLPEVDIHSEPGQVEKTSEGAGPLRTVKSDGQADERASATVNSAKGSGSGSGSGSGSGPLAPPPKPVRRRLKSEDELRPEDEQHGPQKSNVIAAVLATQPSIPRSVGKDKKAIQASIRRNKETNTVLARLNSELQQQLKDLLEERISLEVQLEQLRPFSHL from the exons ATGGAAAGTCTGACGCTTACTGATGTCGAGCAGAAATATTACTCGGACTTGTTCATCTACTGCGATACGGACAACACCAAGAAAGTGGCTTCCAATGGGAGAGCTCTTGACCTTTTCCGGGCGGCCCAGCTACCCAGCGAAGTTGTCCTGCAG ATCACAGAGCTATGTGGAGCCACTCGGCTGGGTCACTTCGGGAGAAGCCAGTTCTACATCGCTCTGAAGCTTATTGCCATTGCCCAGTCCGGTCTGCCCCTGAGGGTGGAAAGCCTCAACTCGG TCAAAGACCTGCCGCTGCCCAGGTTCGTGGTGGGGAAGAATGAGGCAGAGGCGAGGCACGCAGCTCTGTACCAGGACTCCGACAGTCAGGGGTTGTACCCAGCCTCTGCCGCTGCAGTAATGCCCAGACCACCAGGCAGGGGTCTCCAGAACAAGAAAGGAACCCCATCAGcaacttcacttcctgcccacGAGGTCATCCAGCCCCTGGCACCCAGCATAGAACCACAG CCCGAACCGACGTCCCCCGTGGTCTCCCCTCAACAgtctccccccacctcccctccctcgtGGAGGAAACACAAGCGGCAGACCAGTGGAGGAAACGTAGACAGACCAGCGGTGGTGGCTCCAACTGGAGCTGTGTGGACGCATTTCAGAGAACCACAAGCAG gtCCGGTGCCCGCTGATGGAATGTGGCCGTCCCACTCGCCCCCGCCTCCAGGTCAAGAAAGTTGGGTCAGTTTCACAGCAGACACCCCGCCATCCATCCCAGGAATGCATCCCTCATCAGTCCAG GAAAGCACAACAATACGAACGGTGGCCTCGGCAGCAATGACCAATGAGATCCAGCGACAGTCCAGCGGCTACGATGATCCGTGGAAGATCACAGACGAGCAAAGACAGTATTATATTAACCAGTTCAAAACCATTCAGCCAGACCTCACCGGATTCATACCTG GTTCAGCCGCAAAAGAATTCTTCACCAAATCAAAGCTGCCGATTTTAGAGCTGTCACATATTTG gGAGCTGTCAGACTTTGATAAAGACGGAGCACTGACCCTGGACGAGTTCTGCGCTGCTTTCCACTTGGTTGTGGCCAGGAAGAATGGCTACGACCTCCCTGAGAAGCTGCCTGAGAGCCTGATGCCAAAGCTGATAGACCTGGATGACTCAGCAG AGGGCTCGGAGCAGACTGCTGATGTTGGATACTCTGGATCCCCGGTAGAGGTCACCCCCAGCAAGTCCCCCTCCATGCCTTCACTTAACCAGGCCTGGCCGGAGATGAACCAGAGCAACGAG CAGTGGGAGACGTTTAGCGAGCGCTCCTCCAGCTCACAAACTCTGACCCAATTTGACTCTAACATTGCACCAGCTGACCCT GACACGGCCATCGTCCACCCGGTCCCCATCCGGATGACGCCCAGTAAGATCCACATGCAGGAGATGGAGCTGAAGAGGACTGGCAGTG ACCACAACCACCCGACCAGTCCACTACTGGCTGAACCTCCGGAACTGTCCGACGAAGCCAATTTACCTGCTTCCTTGAAGTTCGTAGCAGCCAACACTGTAG GTGATGGTTACAGCAGTTCAGACTCCTTCACCTCTGACCAGGAGCCAACCACAAGACAAAG ATCTCAGTCAGGAACGTCTCCAGAGGCACTGAAGGTGGTagcccccccaccacctccaccccgCCCCAACGCCTCTCACTCTCGTTCCTCGTCTCTTGACATGAACCGCACCTTCGCTGCCGCAGCTGTTGCAGGACAACCACAATCCTCTACGATAGCGTACCCGCCTGCTGTGCCTCCTCGACCGCTACCCACACAG ACATCAGCACCACACACCGGGCATCGTGCGGAGGCTGAAGGTGCATCAGGAGGCGGTGCGGCGCTTagcaccaccacctccccccAACAGATTCCCCAGCAGCCCAACTTCGCTGACTTCAGTCAGTTTCAGGCCTTCGCTGCATCTGAACAGCCTTCAAGCCTGCCGGAGGTCGATATACACAGTGAGCCTGGACAG GTGGAGAAGACATCGGAGGGAGCCGGCCCTTTAAGAACAGTGAAGAGTGATGGCCAAGCAGATGAGAGAGCCTCAGCTACGGTCAACTCT GCCAaagggtctgggtctgggtctgggtctgggtctgggtctggtcCGCTAGCGCCTCCTCCAAAGCCTGTGCGGCGGAGGTTGAAATCTGAAGACGAGCTTCGACCGGAGGACGAGCAACATGGTCCGCAGAAATCAAACGTCATAGCTGCCGTCCTGGCCACTCAGCCCTCCATCCCCAG gtCAGTcggaaaagacaaaaaggcaATTCAAGCTTCAATCAGAAGAAACaaggagacaaacacagtgtTGGCACGACTTAACAGTGAACTGCAGCAACAGCTGAAG GACCTGCTTGAAGAGAGGATATCCCTAGAAGTCCAGCTGGAGCAGCTCAGACCTTTCTCTCATCTTTAA
- the clu gene encoding clusterin, translating to MLMMMMMMKKKGSKSLAVVALLLASVNCILPPSKEDLNQLSLQGEKYLGKQIETAVNGVKEMKSVMQKSSEDHQRFLDVLEKTKEQKEEAILMAQEMEAKLEQEQEVCNETMRALWEECKPCLKNTCVKYYSQTCSSGSGLVGRQLEQVLNTMSPFSIWINGENIDVLEQEGQRQRKEFKNLQDKFTEMTDVVDNMFSESMKVADHVHYNPPVFFFPNFLAPRRSVRSLFHDPLHGFQDLFSPMMDMGRNLFSSMGSMVDVHPDTAPDEDGSVNEDVVITKPFANGRMTCREIRRNSAGCLKFREECQKCKEIQHIDCSGMRPLEGPLKEELEEALAMAERFTQQYSRLLKTFKEQMFNTSSTLDQLNREFGWVSSLANSTSTKDDVFRVHMVNSTNTERETLPGETNVSVQLFDSPPLIFSVHSDIPWTDPKFSEVVAQEALDRYKETSIVVK from the exons atgttgatgatgatgatgatgatgaagaagaaggggTCCAAGTCTCTGGCTGTGGTGGCTCTTCTTCTGGCCTCAGTTAACTGTATCCTTCCTCCATCAAAAGAAGATCTTAACC AGCTGTCACTCCAGGGAGAAAAGTATCTGGGCAAACAGATTGAAACCGCTGTTAACGgagtgaaggagatgaagagcgTGATGCAGAAATCctcagaggaccaccagaggTTCTTGGACGTTCTGGAGAAAACCAAGGAGCAGAAAGAG GAAGCAATACTTATGGCTCAAGAGATGGAGGCcaagctggagcaggagcaggaggttTGTAACGAGACCATGAGGGCTCTGTGGGAGGAGTGTAAGCCCTGTCTGAAGAACACCTGCGTGAAGTACTACTCCCAAACATGCAGCAGTGGATCTGGACTGGTGGGCCGCCAG CTGGAGCAGGTGCTGAACACAATGTCTCCCTTCTCCATCTGGATCAACGGGGAGAACATAGACGTCCTGGAGCAGGAGGGGCAGCGTCAACGCAAAGAGTTCAAGAACCTGCAAGACAAATTCACCGAGATGACCGATGTTGTGGACAACATGTTCTCAGAGAGTATGAAG gtggCCGATCATGTGCACTACAACCCTCCAGTGTTCTTTTTTCCCAATTTCCTGGCACCGAGGCGAAGCGTTCGCTCTCTCTTCCACGATCCGCTCCACGGCTTCCAGGACTTGTTCTCCCCCATGATGGACATGGGCAGGAACCTGTTCAGCTCTATGGGCTCCATGGTGGACGTCCACCCAGACACAGCTCCCGATGAAG ACGGCAGCGTGAACGAGGACGTGGTCATCACCAAACCTTTTGCCAACGGCAGGATGACCTGCAGAGAGATTCGCCGCAACTCAGCCGGCTGCCTCAAGTTCCGCGAAGAGTGTCAGAAATGCAAAGAGATCCAGCATATCG ACTGCTCCGGGATGAGACCTCTGGAGGGTCctctgaaggaggagctggaggaggcgtTGGCCATGGCCGAGCGCTTCACTCAGCAGTACAGCCGCCTCCTGAAGACGTTCAAGGAGCAGATGTTCAACACCTCCTCGACCCTGGATCAGCTCAACAGGGAGTTCGGCTGGGTGTCGTCTCTGGCGAACAGCACCAGCACCAAGGACGACGTCTTCCGGGTTCACATG GTTAACAGCACAAACACTGAGAGGGAAACTCTGCCTGGAGAAACAAATGTGTCCGTGCAGCTCTTCGACTCTCCACCCTTGATCTTCAGCGTGCACAGCGACATCCCCTGGACCGACCCCAAGTTCTCCGAGGTGGTGGCCCAGGAGGCTCTGGACCGCTACAAGGAAACCAGCAT tgtggTCAAATAA
- the LOC117727445 gene encoding costars family protein ABRACL-like: protein MNVDHEVKLLVEEIQQLGSKSADGQTRVKFGVLFNDDRCANIFEALVGTLRAAKKRKVINFEGELLLQGVHDNVDIVLLQE, encoded by the exons ATGAATGTCGATCATGAAGTAAAATTGCTGGTGGAGGAGATTCAGCAGCTCGGCAGTAAAA GTGCTGATGGTCAAACCAGAGTGAAGTTTGGGGTCCTGTTTAATGACGACCGGTGTGCCAACATCTTCGAGGCGTTGGTGGGCACCCTGAGGGCAGCCAAGAAGAGAAAGGTGATCAATTTTGAGggcgagctgctgctgcagggcgTCCATGATAATGTTGACATCGTCCTGCTCCAGGAATGA